The Tenrec ecaudatus isolate mTenEca1 chromosome 14, mTenEca1.hap1, whole genome shotgun sequence genome contains a region encoding:
- the VPS18 gene encoding vacuolar protein sorting-associated protein 18 homolog isoform X1 yields MASILDEYEDSLSRSAALQPGCPSVGIPHSGYVNAQLEKEVPIFTKQRIDFTPSERITSLVVSCNQLCMSLGKDTLLRIDLGKANEPNHMELGRKDDAKVHKMFLDHTGSHLLIALNSTEVLYVNRNGQKVRPLARWKGQLVESVGWNKALGTESSTGPILVGTAQGQIFEAELSASEGGLFGPAPDLYFRPLYVLNEEGGPAPVCSLEAERGPDGRAFVVATTRQRLFQFIGRAAEAAEAQGFSGLFASYTDHPLPFREFPSNLGYSELAFYTPKLRSAPRAFAWMMGDGVLYGALNCGRPDSLLSEERVWEYPEGVGPGASLPLAIVLTQFHFLLLLADRVEAVCTLTGQVVLRDRFLEKFGPLQHMVKDSSTGQLWVHTERAVFRYHVQREARDVWRTYLDMNRFDLAKEYCRERPDCLDTVLSREADFCFRQRQYLESARCYALTQSYFEEIALKFLEARQEEALAEFLQRKLASLKPTERTQATLLTTWLTELYLSRLGALQDDPEALAVYRETRERFRAFLSSPRHKEWLFASRASIHELLASHGDSEHMVYFAVIMQDYERVVAYHCQHEAYEEALAVLTRHRDPQLFYRFSPILIRHIPRQLVDAWIELGSRLDARQLIPALVNYSQGGEAQQVSQAIRYMEFCVNVLGETEQAIHNYLLSLYARGQPASLLAYLEQAGVSPHRVHYDLKYALRLCAEHGHHRACVHVYKVLELYEEAVDLALQVDVDLAKQCADLPEEDEELRKKLWLKIARHVVQEEEDVQTAMACLASCPLLKIEDVLPFFPDFVTIDHFKEAICSSLRAYNHHIQELQREMEEATASAQRIRRDLQELRGRYGTVEPQDKCAACDFPLLNRSFYLFLCGHMFHADCLLQAVRPGLPAYKQARLEELQRKLGAAPPPAKGSARAKEVEGGAAAGGPSREQLKDDLDELVAAECVYCGELMIRSIDRPFIDPQHYEEEHLSWL; encoded by the exons ATGGCGTCCATCCTGGATGAGTATGAGGACTCGCTGTCCCGCTCGGCAGCCCTGCAGCCCGGCTGTCCCAGTGTGGGCATCCCCCACTCGG GGTATGTGAATGCCCAGCTGGAGAAGGAGGTGCCCATCTTCACAAAGCAGCGGATTGACTTTACCCCTTCAGAGCGCATCACCAGTCTGGTCGTCTCCTGCAACCAGCTCTGTATGAGCCTGGGCAAGGATACGTTGCTCCG CATTGACCTGGGCAAGGCAAATGAGCCCAACCACATGGAGCTGGGGCGCAAGGATGACGCCAAGGTTCACAAGATGTTCCTGGACCATACTG GCTCGCACCTGCTGATTGCTCTTAACAGCACCGAGGTCCTCTATGTGAACCGGAATGGACAGAAGGTCCGGCCGCTGGCCCGCTGGAAGGGGCAGTTGGTGGAGAGCGTGGGCTGGAACAAAGCCCTGGGCACGGAGAGCAGCACCGGCCCCATCCTGGTGGGCACTGCCCAAGGTCAGATCTTTGAGGCGGAGCTCTCGGCCAGCGAGGGTGGGCTCTTCGGCCCTGCCCCAGATCTCTACTTCCGACCGCTGTATGTGCTGAACGAAGAAGGTGGCCCGGCGCCCGTGTGCTCCCTGGAAGCCGAGCGGGGCCCCGATGGCCGCGCCTTCGTTGTTGCCACCACTCGGCAGCGCCTCTTCCAGTTCATAGGCCGCGCGGCCGAGGCGGCCGAGGCTCAGGGCTTCTCGGGGCTCTTTGCCTCCTACACCGACCACCCGCTCCCCTTCCGGGAGTTCCCCAGCAACCTGGGTTACAGTGAGCTGGCCTTCTATACCCCCAAGCTGCGCTCTGCACCCCGAGCCTTCGCCTGGATGATGGGCGACGGTGTGTTGTATGGCGCGCTGAACTGCGGCCGTCCGGACTCGCTGCTGAGCGAGGAGCGGGTCTGGGAGTACCCGGAGGGCGTGGGTCCTGGGGCCAGCTTGCCCTTGGCCATCGTACTGACCCAGTTCCActtcctgctgctgctggccGACCGGGTGGAGGCGGTGTGCACGCTGACGGGCCAGGTGGTGCTACGGGACCGCTTCCTGGAGAAGTTCGGGCCACTGCAGCACATGGTGAAGGACTCGTCCACGGGCCAGCTCTGGGTGCACACCGAGCGCGCCGTCTTCCGCTACCACGTGCAGCGGGAGGCCCGGGACGTCTGGCGAACCTACCTGGACATGAACCGCTTCGACCTGGCCAAAGAGTACTGTCGGGAGCGGCCCGACTGCCTGGATACAGTCCTGTCTCGGGAGGCGGATTTCTGCTTTCGCCAGCGTCAGTACCTGGAGAGTGCCCGCTGCTACGCCCTGACCCAGAGCTACTTTGAGGAGATTGCCCTCAAGTTCCTGGAGGCCCGGCAGGAGGAGGCGCTGGCCGAGTTCCTCCAGCGGAAACTGGCCAGTTTGAAGCCCACTGAGCGGACCCAGGCCACCCTGCTTACCACCTGGCTGACAGAGCTCTATCTTAGCCGGCTGGGGGCTCTGCAGGATGACCCGGAGGCCCTGGCCGTCTACCGGGAGACCCGGGAGCGCTTCCGGGCCTTCCTCAGCAGCCCCCGCCACAAGGAGTGGCTCTTTGCCAGCCGGGCCTCCATCCACGAGCTGCTGGCCAGCCATGGGGACTCGGAGCACATGGTGTACTTTGCTGTGATAATGCAGGACTACGAGCGGGTGGTGGCCTACCACTGCCAGCACGAGGCCTACGAGGAGGCCCTGGCCGTGCTCACGCGCCACCGCGACCCCCAGCTCTTCTACAGATTCTCACCGATCCTCATCCGGCACATACCCCGCCAGCTGGTGGACGCCTGGATCGAGCTGGGCAGCCGGCTGGACGCCCGGCAGCTCATCCCTGCCCTGGTGAATTACAGCCAGGGGGGCGAGGCCCAACAGGTGAGCCAGGCCATCCGCTACATGGAGTTCTGCGTCAATGTGCTGGGCGAGACGGAGCAGGCCATTCACAACTACCTGCTGTCACTCTACGCCCGCGGCCAGCCGGCCTCACTGCTGGCCTACCTGGAGCAGGCCGGGGTTAGCCCTCACCGCGTACACTACGACCTCAAGTACGCTCTGCGGCTCTGTGCCGAACACGGCCACCACCGCGCCTGCGTCCACGTCTACAAGGTCCTGGAGCTGTACGAGGAGGCCGTGGACTTGGCACTGCAG GTGGATGTGGACCTGGCCAAGCAGTGCGCAGACCTGCCTGAGGAGGACGAGGAGCTACGCAAGAAGCTGTGGCTGAAGATCGCGCGGCACGTGGTGCAGGAAGAGGAGGACGTCCAGACGGCCATGGCCTGCCTGGCCAGCTGCCCCCTGCTCAAGATTGAGGACGTGCTTCCCTTCTTCCCCGACTTCGTCACCATCGACCACTTCAAGGAGGCCATCTGCAGCTCACTCAGGGCCTACAACCACCACATCCAGGAACTGCAGCGGGAGATGGAGGAGGCCACGGCCAGCGCCCAGCGCATCCGACGAGACCTGCAGGAGCTTCGCGGCCGCTACGGCACCGTGGAGCCCCAGGACAAGTGCGCCGCCTGTGACTTCCCCCTCCTCAACCGCTCCTTCTACCTCTTCCTCTGCGGCCACATGTTCCATGCCGACTGCCTGCTGCAGGCCGTGCGGcccggcctgcctgcctacaagCAGGCCCGGCTGGAGGAGCTGCAGCGAAAACTGGGGGCCGCCCCGCCCCCTGCCAAGGGCTCTGCCAGGGCCAAAGAGGTGGAGGGGGGTGCGgcggctgggggccccagccggGAGCAGCTCAAGGACGACCTGGATGAGCTGGTGGCGGCCGAGTGCGTGTACTGCGGGGAGCTGATGATCCGCTCCATCGACCGGCCCTTCATCGATCCCCAGCACTACGAGGAGGAGCATCTCAGCTGGCTGTAG
- the VPS18 gene encoding vacuolar protein sorting-associated protein 18 homolog isoform X2: MADPVQSSPGILKHENIDLGKANEPNHMELGRKDDAKVHKMFLDHTGSHLLIALNSTEVLYVNRNGQKVRPLARWKGQLVESVGWNKALGTESSTGPILVGTAQGQIFEAELSASEGGLFGPAPDLYFRPLYVLNEEGGPAPVCSLEAERGPDGRAFVVATTRQRLFQFIGRAAEAAEAQGFSGLFASYTDHPLPFREFPSNLGYSELAFYTPKLRSAPRAFAWMMGDGVLYGALNCGRPDSLLSEERVWEYPEGVGPGASLPLAIVLTQFHFLLLLADRVEAVCTLTGQVVLRDRFLEKFGPLQHMVKDSSTGQLWVHTERAVFRYHVQREARDVWRTYLDMNRFDLAKEYCRERPDCLDTVLSREADFCFRQRQYLESARCYALTQSYFEEIALKFLEARQEEALAEFLQRKLASLKPTERTQATLLTTWLTELYLSRLGALQDDPEALAVYRETRERFRAFLSSPRHKEWLFASRASIHELLASHGDSEHMVYFAVIMQDYERVVAYHCQHEAYEEALAVLTRHRDPQLFYRFSPILIRHIPRQLVDAWIELGSRLDARQLIPALVNYSQGGEAQQVSQAIRYMEFCVNVLGETEQAIHNYLLSLYARGQPASLLAYLEQAGVSPHRVHYDLKYALRLCAEHGHHRACVHVYKVLELYEEAVDLALQVDVDLAKQCADLPEEDEELRKKLWLKIARHVVQEEEDVQTAMACLASCPLLKIEDVLPFFPDFVTIDHFKEAICSSLRAYNHHIQELQREMEEATASAQRIRRDLQELRGRYGTVEPQDKCAACDFPLLNRSFYLFLCGHMFHADCLLQAVRPGLPAYKQARLEELQRKLGAAPPPAKGSARAKEVEGGAAAGGPSREQLKDDLDELVAAECVYCGELMIRSIDRPFIDPQHYEEEHLSWL; the protein is encoded by the exons ATGGCTGATCCGGTGCAGTCTTCCCCAGGTATCCTCAAGCACGAAAA CATTGACCTGGGCAAGGCAAATGAGCCCAACCACATGGAGCTGGGGCGCAAGGATGACGCCAAGGTTCACAAGATGTTCCTGGACCATACTG GCTCGCACCTGCTGATTGCTCTTAACAGCACCGAGGTCCTCTATGTGAACCGGAATGGACAGAAGGTCCGGCCGCTGGCCCGCTGGAAGGGGCAGTTGGTGGAGAGCGTGGGCTGGAACAAAGCCCTGGGCACGGAGAGCAGCACCGGCCCCATCCTGGTGGGCACTGCCCAAGGTCAGATCTTTGAGGCGGAGCTCTCGGCCAGCGAGGGTGGGCTCTTCGGCCCTGCCCCAGATCTCTACTTCCGACCGCTGTATGTGCTGAACGAAGAAGGTGGCCCGGCGCCCGTGTGCTCCCTGGAAGCCGAGCGGGGCCCCGATGGCCGCGCCTTCGTTGTTGCCACCACTCGGCAGCGCCTCTTCCAGTTCATAGGCCGCGCGGCCGAGGCGGCCGAGGCTCAGGGCTTCTCGGGGCTCTTTGCCTCCTACACCGACCACCCGCTCCCCTTCCGGGAGTTCCCCAGCAACCTGGGTTACAGTGAGCTGGCCTTCTATACCCCCAAGCTGCGCTCTGCACCCCGAGCCTTCGCCTGGATGATGGGCGACGGTGTGTTGTATGGCGCGCTGAACTGCGGCCGTCCGGACTCGCTGCTGAGCGAGGAGCGGGTCTGGGAGTACCCGGAGGGCGTGGGTCCTGGGGCCAGCTTGCCCTTGGCCATCGTACTGACCCAGTTCCActtcctgctgctgctggccGACCGGGTGGAGGCGGTGTGCACGCTGACGGGCCAGGTGGTGCTACGGGACCGCTTCCTGGAGAAGTTCGGGCCACTGCAGCACATGGTGAAGGACTCGTCCACGGGCCAGCTCTGGGTGCACACCGAGCGCGCCGTCTTCCGCTACCACGTGCAGCGGGAGGCCCGGGACGTCTGGCGAACCTACCTGGACATGAACCGCTTCGACCTGGCCAAAGAGTACTGTCGGGAGCGGCCCGACTGCCTGGATACAGTCCTGTCTCGGGAGGCGGATTTCTGCTTTCGCCAGCGTCAGTACCTGGAGAGTGCCCGCTGCTACGCCCTGACCCAGAGCTACTTTGAGGAGATTGCCCTCAAGTTCCTGGAGGCCCGGCAGGAGGAGGCGCTGGCCGAGTTCCTCCAGCGGAAACTGGCCAGTTTGAAGCCCACTGAGCGGACCCAGGCCACCCTGCTTACCACCTGGCTGACAGAGCTCTATCTTAGCCGGCTGGGGGCTCTGCAGGATGACCCGGAGGCCCTGGCCGTCTACCGGGAGACCCGGGAGCGCTTCCGGGCCTTCCTCAGCAGCCCCCGCCACAAGGAGTGGCTCTTTGCCAGCCGGGCCTCCATCCACGAGCTGCTGGCCAGCCATGGGGACTCGGAGCACATGGTGTACTTTGCTGTGATAATGCAGGACTACGAGCGGGTGGTGGCCTACCACTGCCAGCACGAGGCCTACGAGGAGGCCCTGGCCGTGCTCACGCGCCACCGCGACCCCCAGCTCTTCTACAGATTCTCACCGATCCTCATCCGGCACATACCCCGCCAGCTGGTGGACGCCTGGATCGAGCTGGGCAGCCGGCTGGACGCCCGGCAGCTCATCCCTGCCCTGGTGAATTACAGCCAGGGGGGCGAGGCCCAACAGGTGAGCCAGGCCATCCGCTACATGGAGTTCTGCGTCAATGTGCTGGGCGAGACGGAGCAGGCCATTCACAACTACCTGCTGTCACTCTACGCCCGCGGCCAGCCGGCCTCACTGCTGGCCTACCTGGAGCAGGCCGGGGTTAGCCCTCACCGCGTACACTACGACCTCAAGTACGCTCTGCGGCTCTGTGCCGAACACGGCCACCACCGCGCCTGCGTCCACGTCTACAAGGTCCTGGAGCTGTACGAGGAGGCCGTGGACTTGGCACTGCAG GTGGATGTGGACCTGGCCAAGCAGTGCGCAGACCTGCCTGAGGAGGACGAGGAGCTACGCAAGAAGCTGTGGCTGAAGATCGCGCGGCACGTGGTGCAGGAAGAGGAGGACGTCCAGACGGCCATGGCCTGCCTGGCCAGCTGCCCCCTGCTCAAGATTGAGGACGTGCTTCCCTTCTTCCCCGACTTCGTCACCATCGACCACTTCAAGGAGGCCATCTGCAGCTCACTCAGGGCCTACAACCACCACATCCAGGAACTGCAGCGGGAGATGGAGGAGGCCACGGCCAGCGCCCAGCGCATCCGACGAGACCTGCAGGAGCTTCGCGGCCGCTACGGCACCGTGGAGCCCCAGGACAAGTGCGCCGCCTGTGACTTCCCCCTCCTCAACCGCTCCTTCTACCTCTTCCTCTGCGGCCACATGTTCCATGCCGACTGCCTGCTGCAGGCCGTGCGGcccggcctgcctgcctacaagCAGGCCCGGCTGGAGGAGCTGCAGCGAAAACTGGGGGCCGCCCCGCCCCCTGCCAAGGGCTCTGCCAGGGCCAAAGAGGTGGAGGGGGGTGCGgcggctgggggccccagccggGAGCAGCTCAAGGACGACCTGGATGAGCTGGTGGCGGCCGAGTGCGTGTACTGCGGGGAGCTGATGATCCGCTCCATCGACCGGCCCTTCATCGATCCCCAGCACTACGAGGAGGAGCATCTCAGCTGGCTGTAG